In Mangrovivirga cuniculi, the following proteins share a genomic window:
- the rpsN gene encoding 30S ribosomal protein S14 produces the protein MAREALKARERKRERLVAKYAKKRAELKAAGDYEGLDKLPRNASPVRLHNRCKLTGRPKGYMRKFGISRVTFREMALDGKIPGVKKASW, from the coding sequence ATGGCAAGAGAAGCATTAAAAGCCCGAGAAAGAAAGCGTGAGCGTTTAGTAGCTAAGTACGCTAAAAAGCGTGCTGAATTAAAAGCTGCAGGCGATTACGAAGGTCTTGATAAACTTCCGAGAAATGCCTCACCAGTTAGATTACACAATAGATGTAAATTAACTGGGCGTCCTAAAGGTTACATGAGAAAATTTGGAATCTCAAGGGTAACATTTAGGGAAATGGCACTTGACGGAAAAATTCCGGGTGTTAAAAAAGCAAGCTGGTAA
- the rplE gene encoding 50S ribosomal protein L5 has protein sequence MANPRLKDKYLSEIAPALKEKFQYKSVMQVPKITKICINKGIGAAVADKKLVDVGVEELTAITGQKAVVTLAKNSVSNFKLREGMPIGAKVTLRGERMYEFLDRLLNIALPRVRDFRGVSDKGFDGRGNYTLGVKEQIIFPEISIDQVKKINGMDITFVTTADTDEECFELLKALGMPFVNKNK, from the coding sequence ATGGCTAATCCAAGATTAAAAGATAAATACCTAAGCGAGATCGCACCTGCACTGAAAGAAAAATTTCAGTACAAGTCTGTAATGCAGGTGCCTAAGATCACCAAGATTTGTATCAACAAAGGTATTGGTGCAGCAGTTGCCGATAAAAAGTTGGTAGATGTTGGTGTTGAGGAATTAACTGCAATCACAGGTCAGAAAGCCGTAGTTACCCTTGCGAAAAACTCTGTCTCTAACTTTAAGCTAAGAGAAGGCATGCCTATCGGAGCTAAAGTTACTTTGAGAGGAGAGCGCATGTACGAATTCCTTGATAGATTATTAAATATCGCACTACCACGTGTAAGAGATTTCCGTGGTGTAAGTGACAAAGGATTCGACGGCAGAGGTAATTACACTTTAGGTGTGAAAGAGCAGATTATTTTCCCTGAGATCAGTATCGACCAGGTTAAGAAAATAAACGGTATGGATATAACGTTTGTAACGACCGCCGATACAGATGAAGAGTGTTTTGAATTGTTGAAAGCGCTGGGAATGCCTTTCGTAAACAAAAACAAATAA
- the rplN gene encoding 50S ribosomal protein L14, whose amino-acid sequence MIQQESRLNVADNSGAKEVLCIRVLGGTGKRYASVGDKIIVTVKSALSSSNLKKGTVSRAVVVRTKKEVRRKDGSYIRFEDNAAVLLNNNDEPRGTRIFGPVARELRERQFMKIVSLAPEVL is encoded by the coding sequence ATGATACAGCAAGAGTCTAGACTTAACGTTGCAGATAACAGTGGTGCCAAAGAGGTACTTTGTATTAGAGTACTCGGTGGAACCGGAAAGCGATACGCTTCTGTCGGTGACAAGATCATCGTAACAGTAAAATCTGCATTATCATCAAGCAACCTGAAGAAAGGTACAGTTTCAAGAGCTGTTGTTGTTCGTACGAAGAAAGAAGTTCGTCGTAAAGACGGGTCTTACATTCGCTTTGAAGACAACGCCGCTGTGCTGCTGAATAACAATGACGAGCCTAGAGGAACCCGTATTTTCGGGCCTGTTGCACGTGAACTTCGTGAAAGGCAATTCATGAAAATTGTTTCCTTAGCTCCTGAAGTACTTTAA
- the rplP gene encoding 50S ribosomal protein L16: MLQPKRTKFRKQQKGRVKGIAQRGYTISFGSFAIKSLEPGWITARQIEAARIAMTRAMKRQGQVWIRIFPDKPVTKKPAEVRMGKGKGAPEYWVATVKPGTILFEAGGVPRALAQEAMRLAQQKLPISTKFVVRRDYTE, encoded by the coding sequence ATGTTACAACCTAAAAGAACAAAATTCAGAAAGCAGCAGAAGGGTAGAGTTAAGGGAATAGCTCAGCGTGGTTATACCATTTCGTTCGGTTCTTTTGCGATCAAATCGCTAGAGCCAGGATGGATCACTGCTCGCCAGATAGAAGCTGCTCGTATCGCCATGACCCGTGCTATGAAGCGTCAGGGTCAGGTATGGATCCGAATCTTTCCTGATAAGCCCGTAACAAAGAAACCTGCAGAGGTTCGTATGGGTAAAGGTAAAGGTGCACCGGAATATTGGGTGGCTACTGTAAAGCCGGGTACAATCTTATTTGAAGCCGGAGGAGTGCCACGCGCATTAGCTCAGGAAGCAATGAGATTAGCTCAGCAAAAGCTACCTATCAGTACAAAATTTGTTGTAAGAAGAGACTATACTGAATAA
- the rpmD gene encoding 50S ribosomal protein L30 codes for MAKVKITQVRSTIGRPKRQVRTIEALGLGRINKSVEVENTPQIAGMINKVSHLVNVTEI; via the coding sequence ATGGCGAAGGTTAAAATTACGCAAGTAAGAAGTACAATTGGTCGTCCAAAACGTCAGGTTAGAACTATTGAAGCACTGGGTTTAGGACGTATCAATAAATCCGTAGAGGTAGAGAATACTCCTCAAATAGCGGGTATGATCAATAAAGTTAGTCACTTGGTAAATGTAACTGAGATATGA
- the ykgO gene encoding type B 50S ribosomal protein L36, with protein sequence MKVRASVKKRSSDCKIVRRKGKVYVINKKNPKFKQRQG encoded by the coding sequence ATGAAGGTAAGAGCATCCGTAAAAAAGAGAAGCAGCGATTGCAAAATCGTACGCCGAAAAGGAAAGGTGTACGTTATTAACAAAAAGAACCCTAAGTTTAAACAAAGACAAGGATAA
- the infA gene encoding translation initiation factor IF-1 encodes MAKQSSIEQDGTITEALSNAMFRVELENGHEVIAHISGKMRMNYIKILPGDKVKLEMSPYDLTKGRIVYRYK; translated from the coding sequence ATGGCGAAACAATCATCCATTGAACAAGACGGTACAATAACCGAAGCATTGTCGAATGCGATGTTCCGCGTTGAACTTGAAAACGGGCACGAAGTTATTGCTCATATATCAGGTAAGATGCGGATGAATTACATTAAAATATTACCAGGAGACAAAGTTAAATTAGAAATGTCTCCGTATGATTTAACTAAAGGTAGAATCGTTTACAGATACAAATAA
- the rplX gene encoding 50S ribosomal protein L24 — protein sequence MKNAHKTNKFHIRKGDTVKVIAGNQNGKTGQVLEVIPSTYRAIVEGVNMVTKHVKPSATKPEGGIEKVEAPIHMSNLMLVDPATGEPTRVGRKVDENGKLQRYSKKTGEVIKNG from the coding sequence ATGAAGAACGCACACAAAACAAATAAATTCCACATCCGTAAGGGTGATACCGTAAAAGTGATTGCTGGCAATCAAAACGGTAAGACAGGACAAGTTCTTGAGGTGATTCCTTCAACATACCGCGCTATCGTAGAAGGCGTAAACATGGTAACAAAACATGTTAAACCTTCAGCTACAAAACCAGAGGGTGGTATCGAAAAAGTTGAAGCACCTATTCATATGAGCAACCTGATGTTGGTTGATCCCGCAACTGGCGAGCCTACAAGAGTAGGTCGTAAAGTTGATGAAAACGGTAAACTACAACGTTATTCAAAAAAAACCGGAGAGGTAATTAAAAATGGCTAA
- the rpsE gene encoding 30S ribosomal protein S5 produces MSQSSTIRSVKASELDLKEKVVAIKRVAKVVKGGRRFSFSAIVVVGDGNGVVGYGLGKANEVTDAITKGIDDAKKNLIKIPVLKGSIPHETVGKYGGGLVLIKPASHGTGVIAGGAMRAVLESAGITDVLAKSKGSSNPHNAVKATFNGLSKLRDAYTVAQTRGVELDKVFNG; encoded by the coding sequence ATGTCACAAAGTAGTACAATAAGATCAGTAAAAGCGAGTGAATTGGACCTTAAAGAAAAGGTCGTTGCAATTAAGCGTGTAGCTAAAGTAGTAAAAGGTGGTAGACGCTTCAGTTTCTCTGCAATTGTTGTTGTAGGAGATGGTAATGGAGTGGTTGGTTACGGATTAGGTAAAGCTAATGAAGTAACAGATGCTATCACTAAAGGCATCGATGATGCAAAAAAGAATCTGATCAAAATTCCTGTACTAAAAGGATCTATTCCTCATGAAACCGTTGGAAAGTACGGTGGTGGACTAGTATTGATCAAACCTGCATCTCACGGTACTGGAGTTATCGCTGGTGGTGCTATGCGTGCTGTACTTGAAAGTGCAGGTATTACAGACGTACTCGCTAAATCTAAGGGTTCATCAAACCCTCACAACGCTGTAAAGGCAACCTTTAATGGACTGTCTAAGTTACGTGATGCTTATACTGTGGCACAAACAAGAGGTGTTGAACTAGATAAAGTATTTAACGGGTAA
- the rpsQ gene encoding 30S ribosomal protein S17, giving the protein MENRKLRKERIGKVVSNKMQKTITISVDRKEKHPIYGKFVGKTSKFTAHDEKEECGIGDTVRIMETRPMSKNKRWRLVEILERAK; this is encoded by the coding sequence ATGGAGAATCGAAAATTAAGAAAAGAACGAATAGGTAAAGTTGTCAGCAATAAAATGCAAAAGACAATTACCATTTCTGTTGATCGAAAAGAAAAACATCCTATCTACGGTAAATTTGTTGGTAAGACCAGCAAATTCACTGCGCACGATGAAAAAGAAGAGTGCGGTATAGGAGATACAGTAAGAATCATGGAAACTCGACCTATGTCTAAAAACAAAAGGTGGAGATTAGTAGAAATCTTAGAGAGAGCGAAGTAA
- the map gene encoding type I methionyl aminopeptidase, whose protein sequence is MIPVKSKEEIEIIKESADILGRAHGEVAKAVKPGVSTKALDKIAEEFIKDHQGHPSFLGYSGFPASLCISVNENVVHGIPGEYVLKDGDLVSIDCGVFYKGYHSDCAYSYAVGEVSEELKRLIRVTRQSLYEGIQAAVAGHRIGDIGYAVQSFVEKEGYSVVRELVGHGVGKNLHEKPEVPNYGKRGRGAKLKPGYVLAVEPMVNQGGRSIVQEADGWTIRTADRLPSAHFEHTIAITEEGEAEILTTHQYIEDYLKEQYGETIIH, encoded by the coding sequence ATGATCCCTGTTAAGTCTAAAGAAGAAATAGAGATCATAAAAGAGAGCGCTGATATACTCGGAAGAGCTCATGGTGAAGTTGCAAAAGCAGTTAAGCCAGGAGTTTCGACGAAAGCTCTTGATAAGATAGCTGAAGAATTTATAAAGGATCATCAAGGACATCCGTCCTTTTTGGGATATAGCGGGTTTCCCGCATCACTTTGTATATCAGTGAACGAAAACGTCGTTCATGGTATTCCCGGTGAGTACGTTTTGAAAGATGGAGATTTAGTTTCAATTGATTGTGGTGTTTTTTATAAGGGCTACCACAGTGATTGTGCTTACAGTTATGCAGTAGGTGAAGTTAGCGAAGAATTAAAGCGGCTGATTCGAGTAACTCGCCAATCCCTCTATGAAGGGATCCAGGCTGCAGTAGCCGGACACAGGATCGGAGATATAGGCTATGCTGTACAATCATTTGTTGAAAAAGAAGGTTATTCAGTTGTAAGAGAACTTGTCGGCCATGGTGTCGGTAAGAATCTGCACGAAAAGCCTGAGGTTCCTAATTATGGGAAGCGCGGTCGTGGAGCTAAATTGAAGCCGGGTTATGTATTAGCAGTTGAACCAATGGTTAATCAAGGTGGACGAAGTATTGTTCAGGAAGCCGATGGTTGGACCATTAGAACTGCAGATAGATTACCGAGTGCTCACTTTGAGCACACAATTGCTATCACCGAAGAAGGTGAGGCAGAGATTTTAACAACGCATCAATATATTGAAGACTATTTAAAAGAACAATATGGCGAAACAATCATCCATTGA
- the rplB gene encoding 50S ribosomal protein L2, with protein sequence MAVKKLRPVTPGQRYRLAPVYSGISKEAPEKSLLVGKTKSGGRNNQGRMTMRYIGGGHKQKYRIIDFKRDKRDIPATVKSIQYDPNRTAFIALLFYADGEKRYILAPEGLQEGQQIIAGQDAAPELGNALPLAKIPLGTILHNVELQPGNGASMVRSAGSYAQLLAREGNYATIKLPSGETRRVLTRCYATVGAVSNADHMNVKLGKAGRNRWLGRRPRVRGVVMNPVDHPMGGGEGRASGGHPRSRNGLYTKGLKTRKPKKYSDRLIISRRKKKK encoded by the coding sequence ATGGCAGTTAAAAAATTAAGACCGGTAACTCCGGGACAACGATACAGATTAGCTCCTGTTTACAGTGGCATCAGCAAGGAGGCTCCAGAGAAGTCATTACTTGTTGGTAAAACTAAATCAGGTGGCCGTAATAACCAGGGACGTATGACAATGCGTTACATTGGTGGCGGACATAAGCAGAAATACAGAATAATCGATTTCAAAAGAGATAAAAGAGATATTCCGGCAACGGTAAAAAGTATCCAGTACGATCCAAATCGTACCGCTTTCATCGCGTTGTTGTTCTATGCTGACGGAGAGAAGAGATATATTCTTGCTCCTGAAGGATTACAGGAAGGACAACAGATAATTGCAGGACAGGATGCTGCTCCAGAGCTAGGAAACGCTTTACCATTGGCAAAGATTCCATTAGGTACAATTCTTCATAACGTAGAATTACAACCAGGAAACGGAGCTTCAATGGTTAGAAGTGCAGGTTCTTATGCTCAGCTTTTGGCTCGTGAAGGTAATTATGCTACAATCAAGCTTCCTTCAGGTGAAACAAGAAGAGTATTAACCAGATGTTATGCAACAGTTGGTGCGGTAAGTAATGCTGACCACATGAACGTTAAGCTTGGAAAAGCTGGTAGAAACAGATGGTTGGGAAGACGTCCACGAGTACGTGGTGTTGTAATGAACCCGGTTGATCACCCAATGGGTGGTGGTGAAGGACGTGCATCAGGAGGACATCCTAGATCAAGAAACGGACTTTACACCAAAGGGCTAAAAACTCGTAAACCAAAGAAATACTCTGACAGATTAATCATCAGTAGAAGGAAGAAGAAGAAATAA
- the rpsH gene encoding 30S ribosomal protein S8: protein MTDPIADYLTRIRNAMTANHRVVELPASNIKKEMTKILHDKGYIQGYKFEDDVNVQGTIKIALKYNPVTKAPAIVHLERVSKPGLRKYAKASELPRVLNGLGVAILSTSVGVMTDKEARTQNIGGEVLCYVY from the coding sequence ATGACTGATCCAATAGCAGATTATTTAACAAGGATTAGAAACGCGATGACTGCTAACCACAGAGTGGTTGAGCTACCCGCTTCGAATATTAAGAAGGAAATGACAAAAATCCTTCATGATAAAGGTTATATCCAAGGGTATAAGTTTGAAGATGATGTGAATGTACAGGGCACAATCAAGATCGCGTTGAAGTACAACCCTGTAACCAAGGCTCCTGCTATCGTTCATCTAGAGCGTGTTAGTAAGCCTGGTTTGAGAAAATATGCGAAAGCCTCCGAATTACCTCGTGTACTTAACGGTCTTGGAGTTGCCATTTTATCTACTAGTGTAGGTGTGATGACCGACAAAGAAGCCCGTACACAGAATATCGGTGGTGAAGTTTTATGCTACGTATACTAA
- the rplO gene encoding 50S ribosomal protein L15, protein MKLHTLKPAAGSTKNSKRIGRGQGTGRGGTSTRGHKGAKSRSGYSSKAGFEGGQMPLQRRVPKFGFRNPNRVEYKPVNLYQIQELADNKKLDAIDLQVLIDNGFAQKNDLIKILGKGELKSKLAVTAHKFSASAKEAIEKAGGSVTTL, encoded by the coding sequence ATGAAATTACATACATTAAAACCTGCCGCGGGATCGACGAAGAATTCAAAGAGAATAGGTAGAGGTCAGGGAACTGGCCGTGGTGGAACTTCAACAAGAGGACATAAAGGTGCTAAATCCAGATCAGGATACAGCAGCAAAGCTGGTTTTGAAGGTGGACAAATGCCCCTTCAAAGAAGGGTTCCTAAGTTTGGATTCAGAAATCCTAATAGAGTAGAGTATAAGCCTGTAAACTTGTACCAAATACAAGAGTTGGCTGATAATAAAAAATTAGATGCGATCGACCTACAGGTTTTGATCGATAATGGGTTTGCTCAGAAAAATGATTTGATCAAAATTCTTGGCAAAGGAGAATTAAAGTCTAAATTAGCAGTTACTGCTCATAAATTTTCGGCTTCTGCTAAGGAAGCTATTGAAAAAGCAGGCGGATCAGTAACAACACTTTAA
- the rpsS gene encoding 30S ribosomal protein S19 produces the protein MARSLKKGPYIDFRLEKKVDAMNESGKKSVIKTWSRRSMISPDFVGYTFAVHNGNKFIPVYVTENMVGHKLGEFAPTRTYRGHVNKKDKGKR, from the coding sequence ATGGCTAGATCATTAAAAAAAGGACCATATATTGATTTCAGGCTCGAGAAGAAAGTCGATGCCATGAATGAAAGCGGCAAAAAATCAGTGATCAAGACCTGGTCGAGAAGATCAATGATTTCGCCGGACTTCGTAGGATATACATTCGCGGTCCACAACGGAAATAAATTTATCCCTGTTTATGTTACAGAAAACATGGTAGGGCATAAGCTAGGAGAATTTGCCCCAACACGTACCTACAGAGGGCATGTGAACAAAAAGGATAAAGGCAAACGTTAA
- the rplW gene encoding 50S ribosomal protein L23, with protein sequence MSVLIKPIVTEKVSEMNEKGKYGFVVSQKANKLQIKKAVEQAYGVSVEAVNTINVLGKKKTRYTKSQILTGRKPSYKKAIVTVAEGEVIDFYSGI encoded by the coding sequence ATGAGCGTACTGATTAAACCTATAGTGACCGAAAAGGTCTCGGAGATGAACGAAAAGGGTAAGTATGGCTTCGTAGTAAGTCAAAAAGCCAATAAGCTGCAAATAAAAAAGGCTGTTGAACAAGCCTACGGCGTATCTGTAGAAGCCGTTAACACAATAAACGTACTAGGTAAGAAGAAAACGAGATATACAAAGTCTCAAATCCTTACCGGAAGAAAGCCTTCATACAAGAAAGCAATTGTAACTGTTGCAGAAGGCGAAGTAATAGATTTTTACAGTGGTATATAA
- the rplV gene encoding 50S ribosomal protein L22, translating into MEAIAKLNNVPTSPRKMRLVADMIRGERVNRALNILKFDSKHGSARLEKLLLSAIANWQQKNEDADLEEADLYVKTIFVDSGRMLKRLRPAPQGRAHRIRKRSNHVTIVVDSLQAVDHTAEINQEQDNNE; encoded by the coding sequence ATGGAAGCAATAGCAAAATTAAACAATGTGCCTACTTCACCTCGCAAGATGCGTCTTGTAGCGGATATGATCCGTGGAGAAAGAGTGAACAGGGCCTTGAATATATTGAAGTTTGATTCCAAGCATGGTTCTGCCAGGCTGGAAAAACTGTTACTTTCTGCTATCGCCAATTGGCAGCAAAAGAATGAAGATGCCGATTTGGAGGAAGCTGACTTGTACGTTAAAACAATCTTTGTAGATAGTGGTCGCATGCTTAAGCGACTTCGTCCGGCACCTCAGGGCCGAGCACACCGAATCAGAAAGCGTTCAAATCACGTTACAATCGTGGTTGACAGCCTTCAAGCGGTAGATCATACAGCAGAAATTAATCAGGAACAAGATAACAACGAATAG
- the secY gene encoding preprotein translocase subunit SecY: MKKFITTIRNIFSIEELRTRILNTLGFLIIFRLGSFIVLPGVNPDQLPESADGIFGLLDSFLGGAFNNAAIFGLGIMPYISASIVVQLLTIAIPHFQRLQKEGESGRKRLTQITRVLTIIITLGQSIGYLTAYIPGEAVVVDPLFFKISSAIILTSGTMFCMWLGERITDKGIGNGISMLIMIGIISRFPNSLIFEFTSKGDQGGIILFVLEMVALFFVVMAVVALTKAVRRIPVNYAKAHVSGGRAYGGQRQYIPLKVNSSGVMPIIFAQALMFLPALFAQPFQDTDLGNYFITTFSNYQTPVYNITFAILIILFTFFYTAITVNPTEIADGLKRNGGFIPGVKPGKETSEYLDSVLTKITLPGSIFLAIVAILPAFATLAGVSPMFSQFYGGTSLLIMVGVILDTLQQIESYLLMRHYEGLMKSGKVKGRSEAAVV, translated from the coding sequence ATGAAAAAGTTTATTACGACCATCAGGAACATTTTTTCGATTGAGGAACTAAGAACTAGGATCCTTAACACCCTTGGCTTTTTAATTATATTTCGCCTTGGGTCTTTTATCGTTTTACCTGGCGTTAATCCAGATCAACTACCTGAGTCAGCAGATGGAATATTCGGTTTGCTTGACAGTTTTCTAGGTGGTGCATTTAATAATGCTGCGATTTTCGGTCTTGGTATTATGCCATATATTTCGGCATCGATCGTAGTTCAATTGCTAACCATAGCTATTCCTCATTTCCAAAGATTGCAGAAAGAAGGGGAGAGCGGTCGTAAAAGATTAACTCAGATAACTAGAGTACTGACCATCATAATTACTTTAGGTCAGTCTATAGGATACCTTACTGCTTACATTCCAGGTGAAGCAGTTGTGGTAGATCCTTTATTCTTTAAAATCAGTTCAGCAATTATTCTGACATCGGGAACCATGTTCTGTATGTGGCTTGGTGAAAGAATTACTGATAAAGGAATTGGAAATGGTATTTCAATGCTGATCATGATCGGTATTATATCGAGATTTCCAAATTCATTGATTTTTGAATTTACTTCAAAAGGCGATCAGGGAGGTATAATACTTTTCGTGTTGGAAATGGTTGCTTTGTTCTTTGTTGTAATGGCAGTAGTTGCTCTTACAAAAGCAGTAAGAAGAATTCCGGTAAATTATGCTAAAGCGCATGTTTCAGGAGGAAGGGCTTATGGAGGACAAAGACAATACATTCCTTTAAAAGTAAATAGTTCAGGTGTAATGCCAATCATTTTTGCTCAAGCATTGATGTTTTTACCTGCCTTATTTGCTCAGCCTTTTCAGGACACAGATCTGGGTAACTATTTTATAACAACGTTCTCAAACTACCAGACTCCGGTTTATAACATAACCTTTGCGATATTAATTATTCTTTTCACGTTCTTTTATACTGCTATTACCGTAAACCCTACAGAAATAGCTGACGGATTGAAAAGAAACGGAGGGTTTATTCCGGGTGTTAAACCAGGTAAAGAAACATCAGAGTATCTTGATAGTGTTTTAACTAAGATTACTCTTCCAGGATCAATATTCCTTGCAATTGTAGCTATTTTACCTGCATTTGCAACATTAGCGGGGGTTTCTCCAATGTTCTCTCAGTTTTATGGTGGAACAAGCTTATTGATTATGGTTGGAGTTATTCTTGATACTCTACAGCAGATAGAAAGTTATTTATTAATGCGTCATTACGAAGGACTAATGAAGTCTGGTAAAGTAAAAGGACGTTCTGAAGCAGCAGTTGTTTAA
- the rpsM gene encoding 30S ribosomal protein S13, which yields MARIAGVDIPDNKRGEISLTYIFGIGKSSAQEILSKAGVDKDKKVSEWTDDESTAVRNVISENHKVEGVLKSEVQLNIKRLMDIGCYRGLRHRKGLPVRGQKTKNNSRTRKGKRKTVANKKKAVK from the coding sequence ATGGCACGTATTGCAGGAGTCGATATTCCGGATAACAAGAGAGGGGAAATTTCCCTTACGTACATCTTCGGTATAGGAAAAAGTTCAGCTCAGGAGATTCTGTCTAAAGCCGGGGTCGATAAGGATAAAAAAGTAAGCGAGTGGACTGATGATGAGTCAACAGCTGTTCGTAACGTCATTTCTGAGAACCACAAAGTAGAAGGTGTGTTAAAATCAGAAGTGCAGCTTAACATTAAGCGACTTATGGACATCGGTTGTTACCGAGGACTTCGTCACAGAAAAGGTTTACCTGTTAGAGGTCAAAAAACTAAAAACAACTCGAGAACGAGAAAAGGTAAACGTAAAACTGTTGCTAACAAGAAAAAAGCTGTTAAATAA
- the rpmC gene encoding 50S ribosomal protein L29 produces MKTSEIKSLTAEELEARINEETEALSKLKFAHEISPIENPMKIRESRRLIARLKTELRAKEIAK; encoded by the coding sequence ATGAAAACGAGTGAAATTAAATCTCTGACAGCCGAAGAGCTAGAAGCTCGCATAAACGAGGAAACTGAAGCACTAAGCAAACTTAAGTTTGCACACGAGATCTCTCCGATTGAGAATCCGATGAAGATCCGTGAGTCGCGCAGGTTAATAGCTCGTCTTAAAACAGAACTAAGAGCAAAAGAAATTGCTAAATAA
- the rplR gene encoding 50S ribosomal protein L18 gives MAIKKYNRRLRIRRGIRKKVSGTAERPRLSVYKSNSSIYAQLIDDLNGNTLAYASSREVNPSKKNFNVEDANNVGKKIAELAKSNGIETVVFDRSGYRYHGRIKSLAEGAREGGLKF, from the coding sequence ATGGCTATTAAAAAATATAACCGCAGATTACGAATAAGAAGAGGAATACGTAAAAAAGTAAGTGGTACAGCAGAGCGTCCTCGTTTGAGTGTATATAAAAGTAATTCTTCTATATATGCGCAATTAATAGACGATTTAAACGGTAATACACTTGCTTATGCTTCTTCTCGAGAGGTAAATCCTTCTAAGAAGAATTTCAATGTAGAGGATGCAAATAATGTAGGTAAGAAAATTGCTGAACTAGCAAAATCTAATGGCATCGAGACTGTTGTTTTCGACCGTAGCGGATACCGCTACCATGGCAGAATAAAGTCACTAGCTGAAGGTGCTAGAGAAGGAGGCCTAAAATTCTAA
- the rplF gene encoding 50S ribosomal protein L6 translates to MSRIGKKPITIPEGVTITHKPGQITVKGPKGELVQDVSEEIKVSIEDGECIFERPTEQKKHKALHGLTRALVANMVEGVVNGYKKELELVGVGYKATAQGQLLELNLGYSHSIFFQVPEEIKVTAATEKGKNPIVTLESNDKQLIGQVAAKIKSLRKVEPYKGKGIRFVGERIRRKAGKTAAK, encoded by the coding sequence ATGTCACGAATTGGTAAAAAACCGATAACTATACCAGAAGGTGTAACAATAACTCATAAACCTGGACAAATCACAGTTAAAGGCCCAAAAGGCGAACTGGTACAGGATGTGAGCGAAGAGATAAAAGTATCTATCGAGGACGGCGAATGTATTTTTGAGCGTCCAACCGAACAGAAGAAGCATAAAGCATTGCACGGTTTAACCCGGGCGCTGGTTGCTAATATGGTTGAGGGTGTTGTTAACGGTTATAAAAAAGAATTAGAGCTTGTTGGTGTAGGTTACAAAGCTACAGCACAAGGTCAGTTACTTGAGCTTAACCTTGGATACTCTCATAGTATCTTCTTCCAGGTACCTGAAGAGATTAAAGTAACTGCTGCTACTGAAAAAGGTAAAAATCCTATCGTTACTTTAGAGAGTAATGATAAGCAATTAATCGGCCAGGTTGCAGCTAAGATTAAATCACTAAGAAAAGTAGAGCCTTACAAAGGTAAAGGTATCCGTTTCGTAGGTGAAAGAATTAGACGTAAAGCAGGTAAAACCGCTGCTAAATAA